TAGGTGTGTATGTGATGGGATTTGCTGGAGCCATGGCCCACACAGCATTCATGGTGAAACTGACCTTCTGTGCTGACAAGCTTGTCAATCACTACATGTGTGACATTCTCCCTCTTCTGGAACGCTCTTGCACCAGCACCTATGTAAATGAGCTGGTAGTCTTCATTGTTGTGGGCATTGATATAGGGGTACCCACAGTCACCATCTTTATTTCTTATGCCCTCATCCTCTCCAGTATCCTTCGCATCAGTTCCACAGAGGGCAGGTCCAAGGCCTTCAGCACCTGCAGCTCCCACATAATTgcagtttctctcttttttggatCAGGGGCATTCATGTATCTCAAACCTTCTTCCCTTTTGCCTATGAACCAGGGGAAAGTGTCGTCCTTGTTTTATACAATTGTGGTGCCCATGCTCAACCCATTAATCTATAGCTTAAGGAATAAGGATGTCAAAGTTGCTCTGAGAAAAACATTGAGCAGAAGTTCATTTTCCTAAGGTAGAGATAATGTTTTGAAGAGTCGCTCTTTTCCCCTTTCATAAATGACTGGGTCCTCATGTGTTACATAGAGGAAAATTACATTCTTTCCTGGGTGGGTTCATTTCCCTGTGAAAGGCTCATTAGAAGATCCTTAAAGATACAGAATGCTCATACTTAGCAGACTTTTCGAGGACCACACATCAGTTCCTTTTATTACTGAGAATAGATGCATATTCATGTCTCTTCCTGGGTCATGTGTATCAGTCTCTTAGCAGAACAGCAGGTAGACCACAGGTTCTATATTTCACATATTGGTTGCTTTCCATTAtggcttccttttttcctccctcagGCCGCAGAACACTTCATTTCAAATGTAAGCTGGGCTAGGATATTAAAAACTGGTTGTGACTAAAGAaatttattcaacattttaagagATAATTTTAAATAGAACTTTTTTTCACAAAAAGGTAGGTGGTTTAAGATTTTGTTGAGATGGTTTTGGATGAATGATCAGAAAATTTCTTGAGGCATTTTCCAAAGTTCAGAGCAAATTTATAATGACCTAGAGAGTAGTAAGCATGATACTTTCTGAGACAGTGATGTGGAACCTGGACTTTTAAGGGTTTGATATTGATGCTGACTAGAAGAGCTTATAGAAAAAGTTACATTTCAGAAGgatggacattttcttttttaggaaACAAAGCCCTCTGAA
This portion of the Mus musculus strain C57BL/6J chromosome 9, GRCm38.p6 C57BL/6J genome encodes:
- the Olfr145 gene encoding olfactory receptor 145 isoform X1; translation: MVSLMATENASVPEFILAGLTDQPGLRMPLFFLFLGFYMVTMVGNLGLITLIGLNSHLHTPMYFFLFNLSLIDFCYSTVITPKMLVSFVSKKNIISYSGCMTQLFFFLFFVVSESFILSAMAYDRYVAICNPLMYTVTMSPQVCLLLLLGVYVMGFAGAMAHTAFMVKLTFCADKLVNHYMCDILPLLERSCTSTYVNELVVFIVVGIDIGVPTVTIFISYALILSSILRISSTEGRSKAFSTCSSHIIAVSLFFGSGAFMYLKPSSLLPMNQGKVSSLFYTIVVPMLNPLIYSLRNKDVKVALRKTLSRSSFS
- the Olfr145 gene encoding olfactory receptor 145; this translates as MATENASVPEFILAGLTDQPGLRMPLFFLFLGFYMVTMVGNLGLITLIGLNSHLHTPMYFFLFNLSLIDFCYSTVITPKMLVSFVSKKNIISYSGCMTQLFFFLFFVVSESFILSAMAYDRYVAICNPLMYTVTMSPQVCLLLLLGVYVMGFAGAMAHTAFMVKLTFCADKLVNHYMCDILPLLERSCTSTYVNELVVFIVVGIDIGVPTVTIFISYALILSSILRISSTEGRSKAFSTCSSHIIAVSLFFGSGAFMYLKPSSLLPMNQGKVSSLFYTIVVPMLNPLIYSLRNKDVKVALRKTLSRSSFS